One region of Vitis vinifera cultivar Pinot Noir 40024 chromosome 1, ASM3070453v1 genomic DNA includes:
- the LOC104880670 gene encoding L10-interacting MYB domain-containing protein-like, whose amino-acid sequence MDAFIKVCVTETLAGNRPNSDFNKLGWKNVIKAFNNLTGRNYQYRQLKNKWSSLKKDWQLWNTLIGKETGLGWDPMRQTINASNEWWDKKLKENPEAIKFKTKGLKNVEQLDILFKDIIATGEGAWAPSQGFVGQEVDDSSKVGEHEDNIIEDQDDSSCNPPLDTIFNGFEATTQPSMAKKNEGRRKRKRNETKSELVAIQLERICSAVENRSSISSKGDKSGCSIAEVMKIIRGMPEVKNDFELYMKAIDIMVVKENRDMFVALEDPIDQIAWLKHKHV is encoded by the exons atggatgcttTTATCAAAGTTTGTGTGACTGAGACTTTGGCTGGAAATAGACCAAATAGTGACTTTAACAAGTTGGGAtggaaaaatgtgataaaagccTTCAACAATTTGACTGGAAGAAACTATCAATATAGGCAACTTAAGAATAAATGGAGTTCTCTTAAAAAGGATTGGCAACTTTGGAATACCTTGATTGGGAAAGAGACTGGCCTTGGGTGGGATCCTATGAGACAAACCATCAATGCAAGCAATGAATGGTGGGATAAGAAATTGAAG GAGAATCCTGAAGCAATAAAGTTTAAAACAAAAGGCTTGAAAAATGTTGAGCAATTAGACATACTTTTCAAAGATATTATTGCTACTGGTGAAGGAGCCTGGGCACCATCACAAGGCTTTGTAGGACAAGAGGTTGATGATTCATCTAAGGTGGGGGAACACGAAGATAATATAATAGAAGACCAAGATGACTCTAGTTGCAATCCGCCACTTGATACTATCTTCAATGGTTTTGAAGCTACTACTCAACCTTCTATGGCAAAAAAGaatgaaggaagaagaaagaggaaaagaaatgaaaccaAATCTGAGCTTGTGGCTATCCAGTTAGAGCGCATTTGTAGTGCTGTGGAGAATAGGTCTTCTATCTCATCTAAAGGAGATAAGTCAGGTTGTAGCATTGCTGAAGTGATGAAAATCATACGTGGGATGCCTGAAGTgaagaatgactttgagttatATATGAAAGCCATAGATATCATGGTTGTCAAGGAAAATAGAGATATGTTTGTTGCATTAGAAGACCCAATTGATCAGATTGCATGGCTTAAACATAAACATGTTTGA